The Geotrypetes seraphini chromosome 2, aGeoSer1.1, whole genome shotgun sequence genome contains the following window.
taaaagcttctttcgactttcagatctaaaaagccACCAAATGATTCAcatagggtacaaaccatttgcatgtactgagtgtaataaaagcttctttcgactttcagatctaaaaagccACCAAATGATTCAcatagggtacaaaccatttgcatgtactgagtgtaataaaagcttctttcgactttcagatctaaaaactcATGATaagatccacacagggcacaaaccatatacatagccaccaaatgatccacacagggtacaaaccattttcATGTGCTAAGTGTAATATAAGTTTCACTCacctttcacatctaaaaaacCACCAAATgacccacacagggcacaaaccatttacatgtactgagtgtaataaaagcttcactcggctttcaaatctaaaaaaacaccaaatgAGCCACActgggtacaaaccatttacatgtactgattTTAATAAAAGCTTCTTTCGACTTTCAGATCTGAAAACTCatgagaggatccacacagggcacaaaccatatacatgtactgaatgtaataaaagcttcactcagctttcaagtctaaaaagtcacaaaatgatccacacagggtacaaaccatttacatgtactgagtgtaataaaagcttctttcgactttcagatctaaaaactcATGTGAGGAtacacacagggcacaaaccatatacatgtactgagtgtaataaaaggttcactcagctttcacatctaaaacgccaccaaatgatccacacagggtacaaaccatttttATGTGCTGAGTGTAATATAAGTTTCACTCACCTTTCACATTTAAAAAGCCACCAAATGAGCCACACTgggtacaaaccatatacatgtactgagtgtaataaaagcttcactcaggttTCCCATCTAAGAAGCCACCAAAAGATCCATGCAGgatacaaaccatatacatgtactgagtgtaataaaagcttctttcgactttcagatctaaaaactcATGAGAGGattcacacagggcacaaaccatatacatgtactgagtgtaattaAAGCTTCACTCAGGTTTCCCATCTAAAAAGCCACCAAATGATCCATGCAaggcacaaaccatatacatgtactgagtgtaataaaagctttgctCGGATTTCAGATTAAAAATTTCACAAGAATATCCACATGGAAGTCAAACCATTTACACGTGCTGAGTGCAAGAAATgtttcactcagctttcagctctaaaaagcCACCAAGTGATCCATACAGGATACAAATCATGTACATGTACtgtgtaataaaaacttcactcAACCCtcagatctaaaaagacacagggcagaaaccatttacatgtactgagtgtaatataagcttcactcagcttccaaatctaaaaagacacaaaatgattcacacaggatacaaaccatttacatgtactgagtgtaataaaagctttgctCAGCTGTCACATCTAAAGTTTCACAAGAATATCTACATGgcagacaaaccatttacatgtcctgagtgtaataaaagcttaaCTCAGCTTTCAGATTTAAAAAGATACAGTGATCCACACAGTGTAGAAACCATTTatatgtactgaatgtaataaaagcttcactcagcttggGTTACTTTTGAACCGGTAACTGAGACACAGATCTTGCAATTATGTTATAAATTGAGGAAATGCAAGTGTATCTTGGATCATATTCCCTCATATTTGTATGAGAGAATTCTTGCCCAAGCTATTGTGTGGCTAACTgaacttataaattctgccttaGAAGTTGGGGAGTTTTCTACTGATATGGGCCAAATAGTTCTTATTATAAGCTATAAATAGCTGACCTAGATCCAACTATCTTGTTAAATTATTGGCCAATTACAAATATAGCGCTGTTAACTAAAATGATGGAATCTATCCTCTCCAGTCAACTCTCCACTTATTAGATGAGATTTTCTGTTCTTTTGCCGTATCGGCATGGTTTTAGGCcaaatttcagtactgaaactTTGCTGATTTCTCCTAAAGGTTCAGCAACTACATTTGAATAACAAATTTGCCATCTTATTACAAACAATTCGACTTGTCCGTGgcttttgatgttgtccatcATGACTTTTTGATAGGCCTAGAGCATGCAGTCTTAAGCTGGTTTTCTAATTTCCTACAATTATGATCTTATACTGTTAATGTGGATGGTATAATATCATTTCCCTGGAAGTCgtcatgtggagtcccacagggattGCCTTTGCCTcccatccttttcaatatctatgtGAAATATCTTGAATCATCAATTTTCAAATCCCTGCATACGTACGCAGATAATACTTTCATCCTCCTTGAGGTAGACTTGAATCTTTCAAATCTTTCTGCAAACATAATTCAGTGTATAATGAAATTGCAGGCTTGGTCATTTTCTGTTCAAATGAATTTAAATGAAGCCAAAACTAAACTCCT
Protein-coding sequences here:
- the LOC117355278 gene encoding gastrula zinc finger protein xLCGF3.1-like, yielding MIRSTQGTNHIHSHQMIHTGYKPFSCAKCNISFTHLSHLKNHQMTHTGHKPFTCTECNKSFTRLSNLKKHQMSHTGYKPFTCTDFNKSFFRLSDLKTHERIHTGHKPYTCTECNKSFTQVSHLRSHQKIHAGYKPYTCTECNKSFFRLSDLKTHERIHTGHKPYTCTECN